One window of the Runella slithyformis DSM 19594 genome contains the following:
- a CDS encoding PD-(D/E)XK nuclease family protein — protein sequence MLESFLGKTARYIFESKRPVNCIENLVIIVPTRRAAYFFKRALAQCSDRPFLAPEVLAFDDFVTQRCGVEMADNVSLLFELYDIFKEVDKNITFDRYLQWGSMLLRDFDLMDQYLVDSDYLFDYITEAKAMERWQADWPKNSISPDSERIKAYFELFSNLREVYERFRRHLHSKKRVYRGLAYRTLAENTFELLLNTDGAASHHSVEYKTENDGPDFYFVGLSALSAAQEKIIRTLIKAKRAEILWDTDQYYMRENPYIEGGKALRGYRDAAWAGQWKWTENQILQTPKDITVYAVPNASMQAKVAGELYRQWCADGQGGTENRPVAMVLTDENLLVPVLNGLDDSISDLNVTMGLTLRNSLLFTLIDSLFELQFTIAEFRSKDGRSIKMPKYNHRTVQKVLNHPFIRRYEFLALQHRDSTAPSIIQTTIREIQRRNFVYLDPNQLLEWGENHPLFTALFGRWDDNPHTVIKALYVLIDLLREVYKDTQNAIETEYLYLFYTLLKQLETTLNSSHAEKLNLRTFKAFMYELIRQTRIPFSGEPVSPLQIMGMLETQALDFERLIILSMNEGVFPASKRQNSLIPWDIAKEVGLPIYSDQDAVMSYHFYRLLQRAKDVHLVYVTDPSTYNGGEKSRFIRQLEHELVSMTEKNKTIRYKELMVMFKEKEEEDQVVELDPLTLDTLVDGQKVQITRQKAANTDWTVPKTPETLAFLMASLEKDGLYATHLNQYLKCSLQYYFNRIAGVSEDEDVEERIGSADFGSWIHKVLERIDKEFLMENKPITDDLVKAILREEFDKQFGGYDAESGINRLLYQVAEQTVVDFLREQRTRNDSLVVLATERKLSAEIRFPIGDKTILLKIAGKIDRIELVDNIIRVADYKTGKIEQLPKVTSDKLAGIMSSGSNANYEKIRQLWVYQYLIYKQMLADGGLRLRDREFHLTEYQVTSGFYSLRNIKRGFIENPLQFDQANDAESYVAHSEEYLRAFITERLLNADEPFRKTDHTQGCQYCDYKDICGR from the coding sequence ATGTTAGAATCTTTTTTAGGAAAAACCGCCCGATATATTTTTGAGTCAAAAAGACCTGTAAATTGCATTGAAAATTTAGTAATCATTGTCCCTACCCGGAGAGCGGCTTATTTTTTTAAAAGGGCGCTGGCGCAGTGTTCCGACCGCCCTTTCTTAGCCCCCGAAGTGCTGGCCTTTGATGATTTTGTGACCCAAAGGTGCGGCGTGGAAATGGCCGACAATGTCAGTTTGCTCTTCGAATTGTACGATATTTTTAAAGAAGTTGACAAAAACATCACCTTCGATCGCTACCTCCAATGGGGAAGTATGCTCCTGCGGGACTTTGATCTGATGGACCAATACCTCGTGGATTCCGATTATCTTTTTGACTACATTACCGAAGCCAAAGCCATGGAGCGCTGGCAGGCCGATTGGCCCAAAAACAGCATTTCACCCGATTCGGAACGCATCAAAGCTTATTTTGAACTGTTTTCCAACCTGCGGGAAGTATACGAGCGCTTCCGCCGACATCTGCACTCCAAAAAGCGCGTTTACCGTGGACTGGCCTATCGTACACTGGCCGAAAATACCTTTGAACTATTGCTGAATACCGACGGGGCCGCGAGTCACCACTCCGTCGAATATAAAACCGAAAACGACGGTCCCGATTTTTATTTTGTGGGATTAAGCGCCCTGAGTGCCGCGCAGGAGAAAATCATTCGCACACTAATCAAGGCTAAACGCGCCGAAATCCTATGGGATACCGATCAGTACTATATGCGTGAAAATCCGTACATCGAAGGAGGGAAAGCGTTGCGCGGCTATCGGGACGCGGCATGGGCCGGCCAATGGAAATGGACCGAAAATCAAATTCTGCAAACGCCCAAAGACATCACGGTCTATGCCGTCCCCAACGCATCCATGCAGGCTAAGGTAGCGGGCGAACTCTACCGCCAATGGTGTGCCGACGGGCAGGGCGGCACCGAAAACCGACCCGTAGCAATGGTGCTTACCGACGAAAACCTGTTGGTGCCCGTACTGAACGGGCTCGACGACTCCATCAGCGATCTCAACGTAACGATGGGACTTACCCTACGCAATTCACTGCTTTTCACGCTGATAGATTCCCTGTTTGAATTACAGTTTACCATTGCGGAGTTTCGATCCAAAGACGGGCGCTCCATCAAGATGCCCAAATACAACCACCGCACGGTCCAGAAAGTACTGAATCACCCCTTTATCAGAAGGTACGAGTTTTTGGCGCTGCAACACCGCGACTCTACCGCACCGAGCATCATCCAGACCACCATTCGCGAAATCCAACGTCGCAATTTTGTGTACCTGGACCCTAACCAATTGCTGGAATGGGGCGAAAACCACCCGCTGTTTACGGCATTGTTCGGACGCTGGGACGACAATCCGCATACCGTCATCAAAGCATTATATGTTCTGATCGACCTGCTGCGCGAAGTGTACAAAGACACCCAAAACGCCATCGAGACCGAGTACCTGTATTTGTTTTATACCCTGCTCAAACAACTCGAAACCACGCTTAATTCGAGCCACGCCGAGAAGCTCAACTTACGGACCTTTAAGGCATTTATGTACGAATTGATTCGTCAAACGCGCATTCCGTTCAGCGGTGAGCCGGTCAGTCCGCTGCAAATCATGGGAATGCTCGAAACGCAGGCGCTGGATTTTGAACGCCTCATCATTCTTTCGATGAATGAAGGGGTTTTTCCCGCTTCCAAACGCCAGAACTCCCTCATTCCGTGGGACATTGCCAAAGAAGTGGGTCTACCCATTTACAGCGATCAGGATGCTGTGATGTCGTACCATTTTTACCGCCTGCTCCAACGGGCCAAAGATGTACACCTCGTATATGTCACCGACCCGAGTACCTACAACGGCGGCGAAAAAAGCCGTTTTATCCGTCAACTGGAGCATGAATTGGTGTCGATGACCGAAAAAAACAAAACCATTCGCTATAAAGAGTTGATGGTGATGTTTAAGGAAAAAGAGGAAGAAGACCAGGTCGTCGAACTCGACCCGTTGACACTAGACACGCTCGTTGACGGACAAAAAGTACAGATAACGCGTCAAAAAGCGGCCAATACCGACTGGACGGTCCCCAAAACGCCCGAAACGCTGGCCTTTTTGATGGCTTCCCTTGAAAAAGACGGCCTGTATGCCACGCACCTTAACCAATACCTGAAGTGCTCACTTCAGTATTATTTCAACCGCATTGCGGGCGTTTCTGAAGATGAAGACGTAGAAGAGCGCATCGGCTCGGCCGACTTCGGCTCGTGGATCCACAAAGTGCTGGAGCGAATCGACAAGGAATTCCTGATGGAAAACAAACCCATCACCGACGACTTGGTCAAGGCCATTTTGCGCGAAGAATTTGACAAACAATTCGGCGGCTACGATGCCGAATCAGGCATTAATCGTCTATTATACCAAGTGGCGGAGCAAACCGTGGTGGACTTTTTGCGGGAACAGCGCACACGCAACGATTCGTTGGTCGTGCTGGCCACCGAGCGGAAGCTGTCGGCCGAAATACGCTTTCCGATCGGCGATAAAACGATCTTACTTAAAATCGCGGGAAAGATCGACCGCATTGAACTGGTCGATAACATCATCCGCGTAGCCGATTATAAAACGGGAAAAATTGAGCAGCTCCCCAAAGTAACGTCCGACAAACTGGCAGGCATTATGAGCTCGGGCAGCAACGCCAATTATGAGAAAATCAGGCAGTTGTGGGTGTATCAGTACCTGATCTACAAGCAAATGCTCGCCGACGGAGGGCTGCGGCTGCGCGACCGGGAATTTCACCTCACCGAATATCAGGTCACGTCGGGATTTTATTCGCTACGCAATATCAAACGGGGTTTTATCGAAAATCCGCTGCAATTTGACCAAGCCAACGATGCCGAAAGCTACGTGGCTCACTCGGAAGAATACCTCAGGGCCTTTATCACCGAACGCCTCCTCAACGCCGACGAGCCGTTCCGTAAAACCGACCACACGCAGGGCTGCCAATACTGCGATTATAAAGATATCTGCGGACGGTGA
- a CDS encoding LytR/AlgR family response regulator transcription factor, translated as MMKKVIIIDDEAAGRTLIKQYLADFPEMIVLGEANNGVDAVQLIKEFRPDLIFLDIQMPGLTGFDVLTRLDEIPRVIFSTAYDQYALRAFEVHAVDYLLKPYTRARFAQAVGRVMGETPGQNVQKIQPLAESLMSAAAFPEKILVQTGNRLVTVNVADILWIDAEGDYSKLITLKGNHLSNYGISTLETRLNPKQFIRVHRGSIINIEFVKEIQKYPSSYDVILQNGDVVRVSRSYMDKIRELTF; from the coding sequence ATGATGAAAAAGGTAATTATTATTGATGATGAAGCAGCAGGGCGTACGCTGATAAAGCAGTACTTGGCGGATTTTCCCGAGATGATCGTGTTGGGCGAAGCCAACAACGGCGTAGATGCGGTGCAGCTGATCAAAGAATTTCGCCCTGATCTGATTTTTCTTGATATTCAGATGCCCGGCCTGACGGGTTTTGACGTGCTGACGCGTTTGGACGAAATCCCCCGGGTGATTTTTTCAACGGCTTATGATCAATACGCCCTGCGCGCGTTTGAAGTACATGCCGTTGATTACCTGCTTAAACCGTATACCCGCGCGCGCTTTGCGCAGGCCGTGGGGCGTGTGATGGGCGAAACGCCCGGGCAAAATGTGCAAAAAATTCAGCCGTTGGCCGAAAGCCTGATGAGCGCAGCGGCTTTTCCCGAAAAGATTCTGGTACAAACGGGTAACCGGCTGGTCACGGTCAATGTGGCGGATATTCTGTGGATTGATGCCGAAGGCGATTACTCCAAATTGATTACGCTCAAAGGCAATCATTTGAGCAACTACGGCATCAGTACCCTTGAAACCAGGCTGAACCCCAAACAGTTTATTCGGGTGCATCGCGGGTCAATCATCAATATTGAATTTGTAAAGGAGATCCAAAAATACCCCTCGAGCTACGATGTCATTCTTCAAAACGGCGATGTGGTGCGGGTGAGCCGTTCGTACATGGATAAAATCAGGGAATTGACGTTTTAA
- a CDS encoding TonB-dependent receptor codes for MKTRLSLLILLSFFGITQHTQSQNIKGQLLNTQQKPVAFATVALLNAGDSSLVKAGITNENGAFEFAQIKPGTYRVQAQSVGFSNLKSPSFTLETKDVLLPTLTLTEAAQTLNEVKITARKPLVEVLPDRMVFNVEGSINAAGNTALELLQKSPGVIVDQNDNIVLQGRNGVMVYIDGKPSPLSMKDLLTYLRSLPSEQIEAIEIITQPSAKYDAAGNAGIINIRLKKSADRKNFGTNGTVSLGAAQGMFFPKWTGALTLNHRTSRANWFGTYSNRTAKDWSYINMYREQAGMRYDQKSSTDSRSNAHNVKTGADFFLNKKNTLGFLLNGNLSDHTSVTNGYTPIGSIGQPISSVLMAENQSQNDRFTFNSNLNYRYADTLGHELNMDADYGRFRSDGTQFQPNRYTDAAEMRTLSERNYRMNTLTDITIFTLKSDYEQRLLGGKIAGGVKVSFVKTDNAFDFFDIIDTRDVLNTNRTNTFTYRENVNAAYVSYQRNIRKMQWQGGLRLEQTQSEGHLKSTVTQADANVKRRYLDLFPSAGLTYNYNPKNTFALNYSRRIDRPTYQDLNPFESKLDELSYAKGNAFLRPQYTHNVQLSHTYNYALSTSLSYSRTTDAVAQLTDTIEVNRNFISPENLASNDVISLNISYPFSPVKWWNVYFNAGLYHTRYRADLGTGRQIHLNATAYNFYAQNTFSLPKKFSLEVSGFYSSPSIWGGTYVSRPIGNLDLGLQKKLWSDRGSLKLTVSDVFFTQQWGGVSRFGGLKMIAGGGWESRQVRLNFSYNFGSSQIKTARQHRTGLEDEKGRIGE; via the coding sequence ATGAAAACACGCCTATCACTTCTCATTCTCCTTTCTTTTTTTGGAATAACCCAACATACCCAATCTCAAAATATCAAGGGGCAACTGCTGAACACCCAACAAAAACCCGTCGCGTTTGCCACGGTCGCATTGCTGAATGCCGGCGATTCAAGCCTTGTCAAAGCAGGCATTACCAACGAAAACGGGGCCTTTGAATTTGCTCAAATCAAGCCGGGGACGTACCGGGTACAGGCACAGTCTGTAGGGTTTTCTAACCTAAAAAGCCCTTCTTTTACGCTGGAAACCAAGGATGTACTACTGCCGACACTCACACTGACGGAAGCCGCGCAAACCTTAAACGAAGTCAAAATCACCGCTCGCAAACCGTTGGTCGAAGTCCTGCCCGACCGAATGGTATTCAACGTGGAAGGCAGCATCAACGCCGCCGGCAATACGGCATTGGAACTGCTGCAAAAGTCGCCGGGCGTGATCGTGGATCAAAATGACAATATCGTGCTTCAGGGCCGAAACGGCGTCATGGTGTACATTGACGGCAAGCCTTCTCCCCTGAGCATGAAAGACTTATTGACTTATCTGCGCTCACTTCCGTCCGAGCAGATCGAAGCCATTGAGATCATTACGCAGCCTTCCGCCAAGTACGATGCCGCCGGTAATGCAGGCATCATTAACATTCGGCTGAAAAAATCAGCCGACCGTAAAAATTTCGGTACTAACGGCACGGTCAGTTTAGGCGCGGCGCAGGGTATGTTTTTCCCGAAATGGACCGGTGCACTCACGCTCAACCACCGCACGAGTCGCGCCAATTGGTTTGGCACTTACAGCAACCGCACGGCCAAAGATTGGTCGTACATAAACATGTACCGCGAACAGGCCGGAATGCGCTATGACCAAAAATCCTCGACCGACTCCCGTTCCAATGCGCATAATGTTAAAACGGGGGCCGATTTCTTTCTCAACAAAAAAAACACTCTGGGCTTTTTGCTCAACGGCAACCTCAGCGACCACACCTCCGTCACCAACGGCTATACACCTATTGGTTCCATTGGGCAACCGATATCGAGTGTATTGATGGCCGAAAATCAAAGTCAAAACGACCGTTTTACCTTTAATTCTAATCTGAATTATCGCTACGCCGATACCCTGGGGCATGAATTGAACATGGATGCCGACTACGGCCGATTCCGCTCCGACGGTACACAATTTCAGCCCAATCGGTACACAGATGCCGCCGAAATGCGCACGCTCTCGGAACGTAATTACCGCATGAACACGCTTACCGATATCACTATCTTTACGTTGAAAAGTGATTATGAACAACGACTTTTGGGCGGAAAAATCGCGGGCGGCGTGAAAGTTTCGTTCGTTAAAACCGACAATGCGTTTGATTTTTTCGACATTATTGATACCCGAGATGTGCTCAACACCAATCGTACCAATACCTTTACCTACCGGGAGAATGTCAACGCTGCTTACGTTTCTTACCAACGAAACATCCGAAAAATGCAGTGGCAGGGTGGCTTGCGGTTGGAGCAAACCCAATCGGAGGGCCATCTGAAAAGCACCGTCACCCAAGCCGATGCCAACGTAAAGCGCCGATACCTTGATCTGTTCCCAAGTGCGGGTTTGACCTACAATTATAACCCCAAAAATACCTTTGCACTCAATTACAGCCGCCGCATCGACCGTCCTACGTACCAGGACCTGAATCCGTTTGAGTCGAAATTGGACGAATTGAGCTACGCCAAAGGAAACGCTTTTTTGCGCCCGCAATACACCCATAATGTGCAGCTTTCGCATACCTACAACTATGCACTCAGCACCTCCCTCAGCTACAGCCGCACCACCGACGCAGTGGCGCAATTGACCGATACCATTGAAGTAAACCGCAATTTCATCAGCCCTGAAAACCTGGCCTCCAACGATGTTATTTCCCTGAATATCAGCTACCCATTCAGCCCCGTCAAGTGGTGGAATGTATATTTTAACGCGGGGCTTTATCATACCCGCTACCGGGCGGATCTGGGAACCGGACGCCAAATTCACCTCAACGCCACGGCGTACAATTTCTACGCGCAAAATACGTTTAGCCTGCCCAAAAAATTCTCATTGGAAGTCTCCGGTTTTTACAGTTCGCCTTCCATTTGGGGAGGAACCTACGTCAGTCGTCCAATCGGCAATCTTGATCTGGGGCTTCAAAAGAAACTGTGGAGTGATCGCGGCAGCCTCAAGCTCACCGTCAGCGATGTTTTCTTTACCCAACAATGGGGCGGCGTAAGCCGGTTCGGCGGTCTGAAAATGATTGCCGGCGGCGGATGGGAAAGTCGGCAGGTACGCCTCAATTTCAGCTACAATTTCGGAAGCAGCCAAATCAAAACCGCCCGCCAACACCGCACAGGACTCGAAGACGAGAAAGGAAGAATTGGGGAGTAG
- a CDS encoding M14 family metallopeptidase, with product MKKLALLLLLSNTLFAQLTSYETSKGKETATYDEVIRFYQALDQKYEQAKLLEVGTSDIGKPLHLFVLSANKVFKPQADKVTLLINNGIHPGEPEGIDASMMWARELLEKKLLPANVLLCIVPVYNIDGMLNRGVSRPNQNGPNSYGFRANSRNYDLNRDFIKTDSKNSESWQKMFQAWRPHIVVDNHTSNGADYQHAVTYFPTQKDKFHPIVSAFFTNRFKPELDAQLTKSGFDPVPYVNAFGNTPETGYAGFNDTPRYSSGYAALFNCETFVVELHMLKDYPTRVKGTYAFMEATLDLSAKHAATLIANKQKADEAVASQTTFPLSWKLDRSVADSITFKGFAAKYKPSEVSGLNRLYYERNQPFTKRIPFYDRYVADLTVQKPKAYVLPQSWARVAELLKINGVRLTPLEKDTEMEVDVYYVEEYKIPQKPYEGHYNHTGVTVRKETQKIQFYKGDFVISTDQKANRYIVETLEPQGPDSFFAWNFFDSILGQKEHFSAYVFEDIAADMLRKDAKLKQKLEERIKADEAFAKSGAAQLEFIFRNSPYFEQTYSRYPVYRLMK from the coding sequence ATGAAAAAATTAGCGCTGTTGCTTCTGCTCTCCAACACCCTTTTTGCCCAATTAACTTCTTACGAAACAAGCAAAGGCAAAGAAACCGCCACCTACGACGAGGTCATCCGCTTTTACCAAGCCTTGGACCAAAAATATGAGCAGGCAAAACTGCTGGAAGTCGGCACGAGCGACATCGGCAAGCCCCTGCATTTGTTTGTGTTATCGGCCAATAAAGTGTTCAAACCGCAGGCCGACAAGGTAACGCTTCTGATCAACAACGGCATTCACCCCGGAGAACCCGAAGGCATCGACGCAAGCATGATGTGGGCGCGGGAACTGTTGGAAAAGAAGCTGCTTCCGGCCAACGTGCTGCTGTGCATTGTGCCGGTCTATAATATTGACGGTATGCTTAATCGCGGCGTGTCGCGTCCCAACCAAAACGGACCCAACAGCTACGGATTTCGGGCCAATTCACGTAATTACGACCTGAACCGTGACTTTATCAAAACTGATTCTAAAAACTCGGAGTCGTGGCAAAAGATGTTTCAGGCGTGGAGACCTCATATTGTGGTAGACAATCATACCTCCAACGGCGCTGATTATCAGCACGCCGTCACGTATTTCCCGACGCAGAAAGACAAATTCCACCCCATCGTCTCGGCCTTTTTTACCAACAGATTCAAACCCGAGCTGGACGCTCAGTTAACCAAATCCGGCTTTGATCCCGTACCCTACGTCAATGCCTTCGGCAACACACCCGAAACGGGCTACGCGGGCTTTAACGATACCCCGCGCTACAGTTCGGGCTACGCGGCCCTGTTCAATTGCGAAACCTTTGTGGTCGAACTGCACATGCTGAAAGATTATCCCACGCGGGTCAAAGGGACCTACGCTTTTATGGAAGCGACACTTGATCTCAGTGCCAAACACGCCGCGACGCTAATCGCCAATAAACAAAAAGCCGACGAAGCCGTGGCATCTCAAACGACCTTTCCGCTGAGCTGGAAATTGGACCGCAGCGTGGCCGATTCCATTACCTTTAAAGGCTTTGCGGCCAAGTACAAACCCAGCGAAGTGAGCGGCCTCAATCGGCTATATTACGAGCGCAACCAACCTTTTACCAAACGTATCCCTTTTTATGACCGCTACGTGGCCGACCTGACCGTGCAGAAACCGAAAGCCTACGTATTGCCGCAAAGTTGGGCGCGGGTGGCGGAGCTCCTCAAAATCAACGGAGTGCGTTTAACACCTTTGGAAAAAGATACCGAAATGGAAGTGGACGTCTACTACGTTGAAGAGTATAAAATTCCTCAAAAGCCCTACGAAGGACATTATAACCATACGGGGGTAACGGTCCGTAAAGAGACACAAAAAATACAGTTTTATAAAGGAGATTTTGTTATTTCAACCGATCAAAAAGCCAACCGATACATCGTTGAAACACTGGAGCCTCAAGGGCCCGATTCCTTTTTTGCGTGGAATTTTTTCGATAGTATACTTGGGCAAAAGGAGCATTTTTCCGCCTATGTGTTTGAAGACATTGCGGCTGACATGTTGCGCAAAGACGCGAAACTGAAGCAAAAGCTGGAAGAACGTATCAAAGCAGACGAGGCGTTTGCCAAAAGCGGTGCGGCCCAATTGGAGTTTATTTTTCGAAATTCACCTTATTTTGAGCAGACGTATTCTCGCTATCCGGTGTATCGACTGATGAAATAA
- a CDS encoding sensor histidine kinase yields the protein MNRPFGQRTAFWGITYRELMWAGVFYLVSVLMYDVALSLSERSWAGGKSLIQVQLEYLPQILINYLFKILLTLPTWWLFFRKLAPRPLERKAWLHLAAAPLHVYLSLRGFYAVADAFGIGHLEGYGQVWDLYISLLFYILQFGIFHAYSYHQNLQRQQKLEAELRQAALQSELAALKAQINPHFLYNTFNTISASVPPELEHTRELLAELADMFRYQLRATKTDFVTVREEVDFAKKYLDLEKARFGDRLRVDIHVAPDAADAKIPPMILQPLVENSVKHGIASLIEGGEVRINVLQKNGALLFEISDTGVGMNHSLKGSSPAESEGIGLKNTQLRLEKMLGAQLRISQNQPRGTKIEFEIKQA from the coding sequence ATGAACCGACCTTTTGGACAGCGCACCGCTTTTTGGGGTATTACGTACCGTGAACTGATGTGGGCGGGGGTATTTTATCTTGTTTCGGTCCTGATGTATGACGTAGCCCTTTCCCTCAGCGAGCGTTCGTGGGCAGGAGGTAAATCGCTGATTCAGGTACAGTTAGAGTATTTGCCTCAAATTCTGATCAACTATTTATTTAAAATTCTGCTGACGCTGCCGACTTGGTGGCTGTTTTTCAGAAAGCTCGCCCCCCGACCGCTTGAGCGCAAAGCCTGGCTGCATTTGGCGGCGGCCCCGTTGCATGTATATCTTTCGCTCAGAGGCTTTTATGCCGTAGCCGATGCGTTTGGGATAGGTCATTTGGAAGGTTATGGTCAGGTGTGGGACCTGTACATTTCTCTGCTTTTCTATATACTTCAATTCGGTATTTTTCACGCGTACAGTTACCACCAAAATCTGCAACGTCAGCAGAAACTGGAAGCGGAATTGCGTCAGGCGGCGTTGCAGAGTGAACTCGCGGCGCTCAAAGCGCAGATCAACCCTCATTTTTTGTACAATACCTTCAATACCATCAGCGCCTCCGTGCCACCCGAACTGGAACACACACGGGAGCTTTTGGCCGAATTGGCCGATATGTTTCGCTACCAACTGCGGGCTACCAAAACGGATTTTGTGACGGTCCGCGAAGAAGTTGACTTTGCCAAAAAGTACCTTGATCTGGAAAAGGCCCGCTTCGGCGACCGCCTCAGAGTAGACATCCACGTGGCCCCGGATGCTGCCGATGCCAAAATTCCGCCGATGATTTTACAACCATTGGTAGAGAATTCGGTTAAACATGGGATTGCATCGCTGATTGAAGGAGGAGAGGTGAGGATAAACGTATTGCAAAAAAACGGCGCACTGCTTTTTGAGATAAGTGACACAGGCGTTGGAATGAATCATAGTCTGAAAGGCAGCAGCCCGGCTGAAAGTGAGGGGATCGGGTTGAAAAATACGCAGTTACGGTTAGAGAAAATGCTCGGAGCCCAACTGCGTATCAGCCAAAACCAACCGCGCGGCACCAAGATCGAGTTTGAGATAAAACAGGCCTGA